A window of the Cicer arietinum cultivar CDC Frontier isolate Library 1 chromosome 6, Cicar.CDCFrontier_v2.0, whole genome shotgun sequence genome harbors these coding sequences:
- the LOC101498638 gene encoding uncharacterized protein isoform X1: MNVTRNSRKRSHKSQPISGRFTRSSSQLFLHRNRSGQIRPDPVRFPRQMKPCSVPVPKLVEPCPVPVPVPFDGNGARQGYSDSEFKILIDDICKQYSESDPEDNILLNDLCKKAKRDDDDLPTATTKDLRARRVYSPQSNADNSSCLIGSALSNGSSADSDQEIAELGFGTSTSAENSGTYVDGVTDIPDLGFSCETPNFDQGNIESSDGSGKLQDNMQIDGKDGVYCMEKIDDFDEEPVQTTPPDAVICGNLKLDGDARKTEEALPVEDSQRNYSVLKRKSIRGLRLPGKLFKAPGSVSYRRLFPYLLDIMGDDFGIPKSGLCHKDEKVMDGLGLELHLSSENHEPTTPEVKTDSCIIRDINVSKLTSSPMRLDMEEVNGKCLSAAYVDGKCVGESKIDSTADFDSARDVGNALGHNDFKQDSIHQNNFDCAKDTNHNVCTSEQLVVLNEDCIPMTCDAEIYDNSELNVDQMQSIPQNACHVKPMDSTRSTQQNAIEPHKNKHVPRPYLHGKLIKSPGSVNYRRLLPFLKNLNKDDSVVFIGTSKFSDQTHHRKQEVDLYANRFQLPLPSQSEEASIVTGPMHDKVESTILENILVNPAVMLSHDDRPKLISSQDFSELPMHLDVKEAVHECLSASSVQAQSEKIVIGSNDECLSEAKTDFHCVKILANGFNQVHNMRLGQHNMESPPKDQHLPNISDDIFNLSFEHYSSQETGFTTNCDEINQFVNLEMHESVNRCPPEGQTVSQLDANMIDAEENEKSSLAICQTDDDVVLSHVNISNEEPRQPSEKIISEKPELPDMAEHGEKAGSLLNGLVYGSKMPSKGSSNKYASCAGVIKNGSESKTTPVLNRCPRDKLLKHAGSVNYKRLLPFLLNTVKSNPSPSNNDHHPKLQKLLDQTPFLPISFTNLPVAPLNDSNGNSGAKKETGFQASDLINNSSSPRSQTPEFQSSHGSCKVVQLQDEHVVLNGGKTNEEKPPETYGCCQSLSQLKVTDQLKSPAAGLQKGILRRNPRGCRGLCTCLNCVSFRLHSERAFEFSRNQLLDAEEVAQDLMKELSHVRNMLENSANNTTAFDGSQVLEACRKAFETEQLAKDRLSQMNDELNIHCRTPSLQRPSVKFSDNVKEKVFQSGSQING; encoded by the exons ATGAACGTGACCCGAAACTCCCGCAAGCGGAGCCACAAATCTCAGCCCATCTCTGGTAGATTCACCCGCAGCAGTTCTCAGCTCTTTTTACACCGTAACCGCTCCGGTCAAATTCGCCCCGACCCCGTTCGGTTTCCGAGACAGATGAAACCCTGTTCCGTTCCCGTTCCGAAACTGGTGGAACCCTGTCCCGTTCCCGTTCCAGTTCCTTTTGATGGAAACGGTGCAAGGCAAGGATATTCTGATTCGGAATTCAAAATTCTCATTGACGACATTTGCAAGCAATATTCAGAATCAGATCCGGAAGACAATATTCTCCTTAATGATCTTTGCAAGAAAGCGAAACGTGACGACGATGACCTACCTACCGCTACGACGAAGGACCTTCGCGCGAGGCGAGTTTATTCCCCACAGTCAAACGCCGACAATTCCTCCTGTCTAATCGGAAGTGCGTTATCCAATGGGAGTTCCGCTGATTCCGATCAGGAAATAGCTGAATTAGGGTTTGGAACGTCGACGAGTGCTGAAAACAGCGGCACTTATGTGGACGGTGTGACTGATATTCCTGATTTAGGGTTTTCTTGTGAAACTCCAAATTTCGACCAGGGAAACATTGAATCTTCAGATGGAAGCGGGAAATTGCAAGATAACATGCAAATTGATGGAAAAGATGGTGTTTATTGTATGGAGAAAATCGATGATTTTGATGAAGAACCCGTACAAACAACACCACCCGACGCTGTGATTTGTGGCAACTTAAAACTTGACGGAGATGCAAGGAAAACGGAAGAAGCGCTTCCTGTTGAAGATAGCCAGAGAAATTATTCTGTTCTCAAGAGAAAATCT ATACGGGGACTACGTTTACCAGGGAAATTATTCAAAGCCCCAGGTTCAGTCAGTTACAGAAGGCTGTTTCCGTATCTATTGGATATTATGGGAGATGATTTTG GTATACCTAAATCAGGTCTTTGCCATAAAGATGAGAAGGTAATGGATGGCCTGGGATTGGAACTTCATTTGTCATCTGAAAATCATGAACCTACAACACCTGAAGTTAAGACTGACAGTTGCATCATACGTGATATTAATGTGTCAAAACTGACTTCTTCACCCATGCGATTAGATATGGAAGAAGTGAATGGCAAGTGTTTATCTGCAGCATATGTGGATGGTAAATGCGTGGGTGAATCAAAGATTGATTCAACTGCTGATTTTGACAGTGCTAGAGATGTTGGAAATGCTTTGGGCCACAATGACTTTAAGCAAGATTCTATCCACCAGAATAATTTTGATTGTGCTAAGGATACTAATCACAATGTTTGTACCTCAGAGCAGCTTGTTGTTTTGAATGAAGATTGTATACCGATGACTTGTGATGCTGAGATATATGATAATTCAGAGCTGAATGTAGACCAAATGCAGAGCATACCTCAGAATGCTTGTCATGTCAAACCTATGGATTCAACTAGAAGTACCCAACAGAATGCTATTGAACCTCATAAGAATAAACAT GTGCCTAGACCATATTTGCACGGGAAGTTGATCAAAAGTCCGGGTTCAGTCAACTATAGAAGGTTGCTTCCATTTTTAAAGAATCTTAACAAAGATGACTCTG TTGTTTTTATAGGTACATCAAAGTTCAGTGATCAGACTCATCATAGAAAACAGGAGGTGGATTTGTATGCAAATAGATTCCAACTTCCTTTGCCATCTCAAAGTGAAGAAGCTTCTATTGTCACTGGCCCCATGCACGACAAAGTTGAGTCTACTATTTTGGAAAACATCTTAGTTAATCCTGCTGTTATGTTATCTCATGATGACAGGCCAAAACTGATATCTTCCCAAGACTTCTCTGAATTGCCAATGCATTTGGATGTAAAAGAAGCTGTTCATGAGTGCTTATCTGCATCCTCTGTTCAGGCACAGTCTGAGAAAATTGTGATTGGTTCTAATGATGAATGTTTGAGTGAAGCAAAGACTGATTTTCATTGTGTTAAGATTCTCGCAAATGGCTTTAATCAAGTACACAACATGAGATTGGGACAACACAATATGGAGTCACCACCCAAAGACCAACATTTGCCTAATATTAGTGATGATATCTTCAACCTTTCATTTGAGCACTATTCAAGCCAAGAAACAGGTTTCACAACCAATTGTGATGAAATAAATCAGTTTGTGAATCTGGAGATGCATGAATCTGTTAACAGATGTCCTCCTGAAGGTCAGACTGTAAGCCAATTGGATGCTAATATGATAGATGCAGAGGAGAATGAAAAAAGCAGCCTTGCAATTTGCCAAACCGATGATGATGTGGTTTTAAGTCATGTCAACATCTCAAATGAAGAACCTAGACAACCATCAGAGAAGATTATCTCTGAGAAACCGGAGTTACCAGACATGGCAGAACATGGTGAAAAAGCAGGAAGTCTTCTGAATGGCCTAGTTTATGGTTCAAAGATGCCTTCAAAAGGAAGCAGTAACAAATATGCTAGTTGTGCTGGTGTTATTAAAAATGGATCTGAATCCAAGACCACACCG GTTCTTAATCGTTGTCCACGGGATAAGTTGTTGAAACATGCTGGATCTGTCAACTACAAAAGATTGCTTCCATTTTTGTTGAATACTGTGAAATCTAATCCCA GTCCTTCAAATAATGATCATCACCCAAAACTTCAAAAGCTTTTGGATCAAACACCATTTCTGCCAATATCATTTACAAACTTGCCAGTAGCTCCCCTAAATGATTCAAATGGCAATTCTGGTGCTAAAAAAGAAACAGGGTTTCAAGCTAgtgatttaattaataatagttcAAGCCCAAGATCTCAAACTCCTGAATTTCAGTCATCACATGGTTCATGCAAAGTGGTTCAACTACAAGATGAACATGTCGTATTAAATGGAGGAAAAACCAATGAGGAAAAACCACCTGAAACATATGGATGTTGTCAGAGCTTGTCCCAACTGAAAGTCACAGATCAACTTAAATCCCCTGCGGCTGGTCTCCAAAAAGGAATTTTGAGAAGAAACCCAAGAGGATGCAGAGGGCTTTGCACATGTTTGAACTGCGTTTCTTTTCGTCTTCATTCTGAAAGAGCATTCGAATTTTCTAGAAATCAGCTCCTAGATGCCGAAGAGGTTGCCCAAGACCTCATGAAGGAACTATCCCATGTCAGAAACATGTTAGAAAATAGTGCCAACAATACTACTGCTTTTGACGGAAGCCAG GTTTTAGAAGCATGCAGGAAAGCATTTGAAACAGAACAACTTGCAAAGGACCGCCTTAGCCAGATGAATGATGAACTTAACATACATTGCAGAACACCG AGTCTGCAGCGACCAAGTGTCAAATTTTCAGATAATGTTAAAGAAAAAGTCTTTCAATCAGGCAGCCAGATAAACGGCTAA
- the LOC101499284 gene encoding protein TIC 22-like, chloroplastic, whose protein sequence is MNFDNFHKALSEFQSHCSNLVQNLTTNLNRRPNPIPWARIAQNATRPMSTEVIEQRLEGVPVYALSNATDEFLLVSGASTGKNIGLFCFKKEDAEALLHQVTTIDPQMPQGSRVVPVALNKVFQLKVNGVAFRLIPEFSQVKNALHEREKSGFPSGDFFGVPVFQSRSLVLQSQNKKYRPLFFRKEDLENSLERASGQLNRIKHANGQGDIEVTALEDVIKEMKENSTSKWDDVIFIPPGFDVSANPNRQ, encoded by the exons ATGAATTTCGACAATTTCCACAAAGCATTATCGGAATTTCAAAGCCACTGCAGTAATCTAGTCCAGAATCTCACCACTAACCTTAACCGTCGCCCAAACCCTATTCCATGGGCCCGGATAGCCCAAAACGCTACCAGGCCCATGTCAACGGAGGTAATCGAACAGCGTCTTGAAGGCGTTCCCGTTTACGCCCTCAGCAACGCCACAGATGAGTTCTTGTTGGTTTCCGGTGCTTCCACCGGTAAAAATATTGGACTCTTTTGCTTCAAAAAAGAGGACGCTGAAGCGCTCCTTCATCAAGTAACCACTATTGACCCTCAAATGCCTCAAGGTTCCAGAGTCGTTCCCGTTGCTCTCAACAAG GTATTTCAACTCAAGGTAAATGGTGTTGCCTTCAGATTGATACCTGAGTTCTCTCAAGTCAAGAATGCGCTGCAT GAGAGGGAAAAATCTGGCTTTCCTTCTGGTGACTTTTTTGGCGTTCCAGTTTTCCAG TCCAGAAGTCTGGTATTGCAGAGCCAGAATAAGAAATATCGTCCACTTTTCTTCAGAAAG GAGGACTTGGAAAATTCACTTGAAAGGGCATCTGGTCAGCTGAATAGAATAAAACATGCTAATGGACAAGGGGACATTGAG GTAACTGCTCTAGAGGATGTAATAAAGGAAATGAAG GAAAATTCTACATCGAAATGGGATGATGTTATTTTCATACCTCCTGGATTTGATGTTTCAGCCAACCCCAATCGGCAATAG
- the LOC101498638 gene encoding uncharacterized protein isoform X2, translating into MNVTRNSRKRSHKSQPISGRFTRSSSQLFLHRNRSGQIRPDPVRFPRQMKPCSVPVPKLVEPCPVPVPVPFDGNGARQGYSDSEFKILIDDICKQYSESDPEDNILLNDLCKKAKRDDDDLPTATTKDLRARRVYSPQSNADNSSCLIGSALSNGSSADSDQEIAELGFGTSTSAENSGTYVDGVTDIPDLGFSCETPNFDQGNIESSDGSGKLQDNMQIDGKDGVYCMEKIDDFDEEPVQTTPPDAVICGNLKLDGDARKTEEALPVEDSQRNYSVLKRKSIRGLRLPGKLFKAPGSVSYRRLFPYLLDIMGDDFGIPKSGLCHKDEKVMDGLGLELHLSSENHEPTTPEVKTDSCIIRDINVSKLTSSPMRLDMEEVNGKCLSAAYVDGKCVGESKIDSTADFDSARDVGNALGHNDFKQDSIHQNNFDCAKDTNHNVCTSEQLVVLNEDCIPMTCDAEIYDNSELNVDQMQSIPQNACHVKPMDSTRSTQQNAIEPHKNKHVPRPYLHGKLIKSPGSVNYRRLLPFLKNLNKDDSGTSKFSDQTHHRKQEVDLYANRFQLPLPSQSEEASIVTGPMHDKVESTILENILVNPAVMLSHDDRPKLISSQDFSELPMHLDVKEAVHECLSASSVQAQSEKIVIGSNDECLSEAKTDFHCVKILANGFNQVHNMRLGQHNMESPPKDQHLPNISDDIFNLSFEHYSSQETGFTTNCDEINQFVNLEMHESVNRCPPEGQTVSQLDANMIDAEENEKSSLAICQTDDDVVLSHVNISNEEPRQPSEKIISEKPELPDMAEHGEKAGSLLNGLVYGSKMPSKGSSNKYASCAGVIKNGSESKTTPVLNRCPRDKLLKHAGSVNYKRLLPFLLNTVKSNPSPSNNDHHPKLQKLLDQTPFLPISFTNLPVAPLNDSNGNSGAKKETGFQASDLINNSSSPRSQTPEFQSSHGSCKVVQLQDEHVVLNGGKTNEEKPPETYGCCQSLSQLKVTDQLKSPAAGLQKGILRRNPRGCRGLCTCLNCVSFRLHSERAFEFSRNQLLDAEEVAQDLMKELSHVRNMLENSANNTTAFDGSQVLEACRKAFETEQLAKDRLSQMNDELNIHCRTPSLQRPSVKFSDNVKEKVFQSGSQING; encoded by the exons ATGAACGTGACCCGAAACTCCCGCAAGCGGAGCCACAAATCTCAGCCCATCTCTGGTAGATTCACCCGCAGCAGTTCTCAGCTCTTTTTACACCGTAACCGCTCCGGTCAAATTCGCCCCGACCCCGTTCGGTTTCCGAGACAGATGAAACCCTGTTCCGTTCCCGTTCCGAAACTGGTGGAACCCTGTCCCGTTCCCGTTCCAGTTCCTTTTGATGGAAACGGTGCAAGGCAAGGATATTCTGATTCGGAATTCAAAATTCTCATTGACGACATTTGCAAGCAATATTCAGAATCAGATCCGGAAGACAATATTCTCCTTAATGATCTTTGCAAGAAAGCGAAACGTGACGACGATGACCTACCTACCGCTACGACGAAGGACCTTCGCGCGAGGCGAGTTTATTCCCCACAGTCAAACGCCGACAATTCCTCCTGTCTAATCGGAAGTGCGTTATCCAATGGGAGTTCCGCTGATTCCGATCAGGAAATAGCTGAATTAGGGTTTGGAACGTCGACGAGTGCTGAAAACAGCGGCACTTATGTGGACGGTGTGACTGATATTCCTGATTTAGGGTTTTCTTGTGAAACTCCAAATTTCGACCAGGGAAACATTGAATCTTCAGATGGAAGCGGGAAATTGCAAGATAACATGCAAATTGATGGAAAAGATGGTGTTTATTGTATGGAGAAAATCGATGATTTTGATGAAGAACCCGTACAAACAACACCACCCGACGCTGTGATTTGTGGCAACTTAAAACTTGACGGAGATGCAAGGAAAACGGAAGAAGCGCTTCCTGTTGAAGATAGCCAGAGAAATTATTCTGTTCTCAAGAGAAAATCT ATACGGGGACTACGTTTACCAGGGAAATTATTCAAAGCCCCAGGTTCAGTCAGTTACAGAAGGCTGTTTCCGTATCTATTGGATATTATGGGAGATGATTTTG GTATACCTAAATCAGGTCTTTGCCATAAAGATGAGAAGGTAATGGATGGCCTGGGATTGGAACTTCATTTGTCATCTGAAAATCATGAACCTACAACACCTGAAGTTAAGACTGACAGTTGCATCATACGTGATATTAATGTGTCAAAACTGACTTCTTCACCCATGCGATTAGATATGGAAGAAGTGAATGGCAAGTGTTTATCTGCAGCATATGTGGATGGTAAATGCGTGGGTGAATCAAAGATTGATTCAACTGCTGATTTTGACAGTGCTAGAGATGTTGGAAATGCTTTGGGCCACAATGACTTTAAGCAAGATTCTATCCACCAGAATAATTTTGATTGTGCTAAGGATACTAATCACAATGTTTGTACCTCAGAGCAGCTTGTTGTTTTGAATGAAGATTGTATACCGATGACTTGTGATGCTGAGATATATGATAATTCAGAGCTGAATGTAGACCAAATGCAGAGCATACCTCAGAATGCTTGTCATGTCAAACCTATGGATTCAACTAGAAGTACCCAACAGAATGCTATTGAACCTCATAAGAATAAACAT GTGCCTAGACCATATTTGCACGGGAAGTTGATCAAAAGTCCGGGTTCAGTCAACTATAGAAGGTTGCTTCCATTTTTAAAGAATCTTAACAAAGATGACTCTG GTACATCAAAGTTCAGTGATCAGACTCATCATAGAAAACAGGAGGTGGATTTGTATGCAAATAGATTCCAACTTCCTTTGCCATCTCAAAGTGAAGAAGCTTCTATTGTCACTGGCCCCATGCACGACAAAGTTGAGTCTACTATTTTGGAAAACATCTTAGTTAATCCTGCTGTTATGTTATCTCATGATGACAGGCCAAAACTGATATCTTCCCAAGACTTCTCTGAATTGCCAATGCATTTGGATGTAAAAGAAGCTGTTCATGAGTGCTTATCTGCATCCTCTGTTCAGGCACAGTCTGAGAAAATTGTGATTGGTTCTAATGATGAATGTTTGAGTGAAGCAAAGACTGATTTTCATTGTGTTAAGATTCTCGCAAATGGCTTTAATCAAGTACACAACATGAGATTGGGACAACACAATATGGAGTCACCACCCAAAGACCAACATTTGCCTAATATTAGTGATGATATCTTCAACCTTTCATTTGAGCACTATTCAAGCCAAGAAACAGGTTTCACAACCAATTGTGATGAAATAAATCAGTTTGTGAATCTGGAGATGCATGAATCTGTTAACAGATGTCCTCCTGAAGGTCAGACTGTAAGCCAATTGGATGCTAATATGATAGATGCAGAGGAGAATGAAAAAAGCAGCCTTGCAATTTGCCAAACCGATGATGATGTGGTTTTAAGTCATGTCAACATCTCAAATGAAGAACCTAGACAACCATCAGAGAAGATTATCTCTGAGAAACCGGAGTTACCAGACATGGCAGAACATGGTGAAAAAGCAGGAAGTCTTCTGAATGGCCTAGTTTATGGTTCAAAGATGCCTTCAAAAGGAAGCAGTAACAAATATGCTAGTTGTGCTGGTGTTATTAAAAATGGATCTGAATCCAAGACCACACCG GTTCTTAATCGTTGTCCACGGGATAAGTTGTTGAAACATGCTGGATCTGTCAACTACAAAAGATTGCTTCCATTTTTGTTGAATACTGTGAAATCTAATCCCA GTCCTTCAAATAATGATCATCACCCAAAACTTCAAAAGCTTTTGGATCAAACACCATTTCTGCCAATATCATTTACAAACTTGCCAGTAGCTCCCCTAAATGATTCAAATGGCAATTCTGGTGCTAAAAAAGAAACAGGGTTTCAAGCTAgtgatttaattaataatagttcAAGCCCAAGATCTCAAACTCCTGAATTTCAGTCATCACATGGTTCATGCAAAGTGGTTCAACTACAAGATGAACATGTCGTATTAAATGGAGGAAAAACCAATGAGGAAAAACCACCTGAAACATATGGATGTTGTCAGAGCTTGTCCCAACTGAAAGTCACAGATCAACTTAAATCCCCTGCGGCTGGTCTCCAAAAAGGAATTTTGAGAAGAAACCCAAGAGGATGCAGAGGGCTTTGCACATGTTTGAACTGCGTTTCTTTTCGTCTTCATTCTGAAAGAGCATTCGAATTTTCTAGAAATCAGCTCCTAGATGCCGAAGAGGTTGCCCAAGACCTCATGAAGGAACTATCCCATGTCAGAAACATGTTAGAAAATAGTGCCAACAATACTACTGCTTTTGACGGAAGCCAG GTTTTAGAAGCATGCAGGAAAGCATTTGAAACAGAACAACTTGCAAAGGACCGCCTTAGCCAGATGAATGATGAACTTAACATACATTGCAGAACACCG AGTCTGCAGCGACCAAGTGTCAAATTTTCAGATAATGTTAAAGAAAAAGTCTTTCAATCAGGCAGCCAGATAAACGGCTAA
- the LOC101498965 gene encoding xyloglucan endotransglucosylase/hydrolase 2, giving the protein MASTSNHNNNFHVFMLLCIFIICSMVPTCAANFYQDFDLTWGDNRAKIFNGGQLLSLSLDKVSGSGFKSKKEYLFGRIDMQLKLVAGNSAGTVTAYYLSSQGATHDEIDFEFLGNTSGDPYILHTNIFTQGKGNREQQFYLWFDPTRNFHTYSLIWKPQHIIFLVDNIPIRVFKNGESLGVPFPKNQAMRIYSSLWNADDWATRGGLVKTDWSKAPFTAYYRNFKATQFSSNSYSNSNNAEWEINELDAYGRRRLRWVQKYFMIYNYCNDLKRFPQGLPFECTH; this is encoded by the exons ATGGCTTCTACTTCTAATCATAATAACAATTTTCATGTGTTTATGCTTCTTTGCATATTTATAATTTGCTCTATGGTACCTACTTGTGCTGCTAACTTCTACCAAGACTTTGATCTAACATGGGGTGATAATCGTGCTAAAATATTCAATGGTGGTCAACTTTTATCACTTTCACTTGACAAAGTCTCTGGCTCTGGCTTCAAATCAAAGAAAGAGTACCTTTTTGGTAGAATTGATATGCAACTTAAGCTTGTTGCTGGCAACTCTGCTGGCACTGTCACTGCTTACTAC TTGTCATCCCAAGGGGCAACACATGATGAGATAGATTTTGAGTTTTTGGGAAACACAAGTGGTGACCCTTATATTCTTCACACAAACATATTCACTCAAGGCAAAGGTAACAGAGAACAACAATTCTACCTCTGGTTTGACCCCACCAGAAACTTCCATACTTACTCCCTCATTTGGAAGCCCCAACACATCAT ATTCTTGGTTGATAACATACCAATAAGGGTATTCAAGAATGGTGAATCTCTTGGAGTACCTTTTCCAAAGAACCAAGCAATGAGAATCTATTCCAGCCTGTGGAATGCAGATGATTGGGCCACTAGAGGTGGATTGGTGAAAACTGATTGGTCCAAAGCACCCTTTACAGCTTACTACCGAAACTTCAAAGCCACTCAATTCTCATCCAACTCTTATTCAAATTCTAATAATGCTGAATGGGAAATAAATGAACTTGATGCTTATGGCAGGAGAAGATTGAGATGGGTTCAAAAGTACTTCAtgatttataattattgtaatgATCTCAAGCGTTTTCCACAAGGTCTTCCTTTCGAGTGTACCCACTAA